The proteins below are encoded in one region of Aequorivita iocasae:
- the topA gene encoding type I DNA topoisomerase, whose product MAKNLVIVESPAKARTIEKFLGKDFKVSSSFGHIADLPSKELGVDVEGDFTPKYIVSSDKKKLVTELRALSKKADMVWLASDEDREGEAIAWHLAEELKLDKNKTKRIVFHEITKSAILKAIENPRQIDYNLVNAQQARRVLDRLVGYELSPVLWKKVKGGLSAGRVQSVAVRLIVEREREIEAFTPVGSYRIDAEFTTADGSKFKAKLPKNFDTEEEAREFLRKNLGAEYKISDLTKKPASKSPAAPFTTSTLQQEAARKLYFSVGKTMTIAQRLYEAGLITYMRTDSVNLSNDAKNAAQKEIVSSYGKEYSKPRDYKGKSKGAQEAHEAIRPTDMSQHTISGDYDQARLYDLIWKRTLASQMSDAQLERTNVKIDVLSKEKVSENFTANGEMIKFDGFLKVYLEGTDFEEEEQEGMLPNMKKGDSLENNYITATERFTRPPYRYTEASLVKQLEELGIGRPSTYAPTISTIISRNYVEKGTVEGVERKYLQLTLQKENIKDKTLTETVGSDKGKLVPTDIGMIVNDFLVDHFENILDYNFTAKVEQDFDDIAEGKEEWTKMMKDFYGKFHPRVEHVEENADRESGERILGEDPETGKTVLVRLGKYGPMAQIGAPDDEEKKFASLRPDQQLHLVTFEEVMDLFKLPKTLGIYEKEEVEVNNGRFGPYVRFGKTFISLPKGMDPLDVDMAFAKELIEEKKKADAPIYMYEDLPVQKGVGRFGPFIKWNNMFINVNKKYDFDNLSDEDIEQLIEDKKQKEIDKLINEWPEEKIRIEKARWGRFNLIKGKTKVELPKGTEADKITLEEAKDLLARKSPKKKSTTKKKTATKKKTTAKKK is encoded by the coding sequence ATGGCAAAGAATTTAGTGATCGTTGAGTCCCCAGCAAAAGCAAGAACCATTGAAAAATTTCTTGGGAAAGATTTCAAGGTTTCCTCCAGTTTTGGGCACATTGCAGATCTTCCGTCCAAGGAATTGGGCGTGGACGTGGAAGGGGATTTCACACCTAAATATATAGTGAGTAGTGACAAAAAGAAGTTGGTTACTGAATTAAGGGCACTCTCCAAAAAAGCCGATATGGTCTGGCTGGCAAGTGATGAGGACCGCGAAGGAGAAGCCATTGCGTGGCATTTGGCCGAAGAATTGAAGCTGGACAAAAACAAAACCAAACGTATTGTTTTTCACGAAATTACTAAATCTGCCATTTTAAAAGCCATTGAAAATCCGCGCCAAATTGATTATAATTTGGTAAACGCACAGCAGGCGCGCCGCGTGCTCGACCGTCTGGTGGGGTATGAACTTTCGCCCGTTCTTTGGAAAAAGGTAAAGGGCGGACTTTCTGCAGGCCGTGTGCAATCTGTTGCAGTAAGACTGATTGTGGAGCGCGAAAGAGAAATTGAAGCTTTCACTCCGGTGGGGTCCTATAGAATTGATGCTGAATTTACTACTGCTGACGGTAGTAAATTCAAGGCAAAACTTCCCAAGAATTTTGATACAGAAGAAGAAGCCCGTGAGTTCCTTCGGAAGAATCTGGGTGCCGAGTATAAAATTTCAGATTTAACAAAAAAACCTGCCAGCAAAAGTCCTGCGGCGCCTTTTACCACCTCCACTTTGCAACAGGAAGCCGCGCGAAAACTCTATTTTTCAGTAGGAAAGACGATGACCATAGCCCAAAGGCTCTACGAAGCTGGGCTTATAACCTATATGCGTACCGACAGCGTCAACCTTAGCAACGATGCAAAAAACGCAGCACAAAAAGAAATAGTTTCTTCATACGGAAAAGAATACAGCAAACCCCGGGATTACAAAGGTAAGAGCAAGGGCGCGCAGGAAGCACACGAGGCCATACGGCCAACCGATATGAGCCAGCACACCATTTCTGGCGATTATGACCAAGCTCGTTTATACGATTTAATTTGGAAACGCACACTGGCTTCGCAAATGAGCGATGCACAATTGGAGCGAACCAATGTGAAGATTGATGTGCTTTCCAAAGAAAAAGTTTCAGAAAACTTTACTGCAAATGGTGAAATGATAAAGTTTGACGGTTTCTTAAAAGTGTATTTGGAAGGAACCGATTTTGAGGAAGAAGAGCAGGAAGGCATGCTGCCAAATATGAAAAAGGGCGATTCACTCGAAAATAATTACATCACCGCGACGGAAAGGTTTACTCGTCCACCGTATCGCTACACGGAGGCTTCTTTAGTGAAACAATTGGAAGAACTCGGCATTGGCCGGCCTTCAACCTATGCGCCTACCATTTCCACAATTATCAGCAGAAATTATGTTGAAAAAGGAACTGTAGAAGGGGTAGAGCGAAAATATCTTCAGCTTACACTTCAAAAAGAAAACATAAAAGACAAAACATTAACCGAAACTGTTGGCAGTGACAAAGGAAAATTGGTTCCCACTGATATCGGGATGATCGTGAACGACTTTTTGGTTGATCATTTTGAAAATATTCTCGATTATAATTTCACTGCAAAAGTAGAGCAGGATTTTGACGACATCGCAGAGGGCAAAGAGGAGTGGACGAAGATGATGAAAGATTTCTACGGAAAATTTCACCCAAGGGTTGAACACGTTGAAGAAAACGCAGACCGCGAAAGTGGTGAGCGTATTCTTGGCGAAGACCCCGAAACTGGAAAAACCGTTTTGGTTCGCCTCGGAAAATATGGCCCGATGGCGCAGATTGGCGCACCTGATGATGAGGAAAAGAAATTCGCAAGCCTTCGTCCCGACCAGCAATTGCACTTGGTTACTTTTGAGGAAGTAATGGATTTGTTTAAGCTCCCGAAGACTTTAGGCATTTATGAAAAAGAAGAAGTTGAGGTGAATAACGGCCGCTTTGGGCCGTACGTGCGTTTCGGTAAAACCTTTATTTCGCTTCCGAAGGGAATGGACCCACTGGATGTGGATATGGCCTTTGCAAAAGAGTTGATTGAAGAAAAGAAAAAGGCCGACGCACCTATATATATGTATGAGGATTTGCCAGTTCAAAAAGGAGTGGGGCGTTTTGGTCCTTTTATAAAATGGAACAATATGTTCATAAACGTGAACAAAAAATACGATTTTGACAATCTTTCCGACGAAGATATTGAACAGCTTATCGAAGATAAAAAACAAAAAGAAATCGATAAATTGATAAACGAATGGCCGGAAGAAAAAATACGAATTGAAAAAGCACGTTGGGGGCGTTTCAATTTAATAAAAGGAAAAACAAAGGTAGAATTACCCAAAGGTACCGAAGCTGACAAAATAACTTTAGAAGAAGCGAAAGACCTGCTGGCAAGGAAAAGCCCAAAAAAGAAATCTACCACAAAAAAGAAAACCGCAACTAAGAAAAAAACCACGGCCAAGAAAAAATAA
- a CDS encoding formimidoylglutamase, translating to MIEFLSPVSKKILAHREILPPGTLGKLIEAHSKTGELPNLKNVKFALLGIKENRDDVNFIGGEISFDAYRKAIYSLYPGNWSHKIIDLGDIEKGQSAVDTRFAAKEVISALLKKNIVPIVLGGSQDLAFSQYRAYDGLEGMVNIVNIDNRFDLGNAELPISNKSYVGKMVVEQPYNLFNYSVLGYQSFFNAPQEIVLMDKLFFDAYRLGEITADITSVEPIMRDADMVTLDVTAIKSTELSYKNNESPNGFDSREICAIARYAGISNKVKSFGVYELSDSIESKSGAMLVAQILWYFIEGYNFRVEDDDFDNENLFTTYKVPIDDEVLEFKKSNKTERWWIVLPFLSNVNNKLKRRTLLPCTYGEYLGACNQEIPERWLKARHKNEV from the coding sequence ATGATAGAATTTTTATCCCCAGTTTCTAAAAAAATATTGGCACACCGGGAAATTCTGCCTCCGGGAACCTTGGGAAAACTAATTGAAGCCCATTCTAAAACCGGTGAATTACCTAATTTAAAGAATGTGAAATTTGCCCTTCTTGGAATTAAGGAAAACCGAGACGATGTAAATTTTATTGGAGGGGAAATATCTTTTGATGCCTACCGAAAAGCGATATACTCGTTGTACCCAGGCAATTGGAGCCACAAAATAATTGATCTAGGCGATATTGAAAAGGGCCAATCGGCTGTAGACACACGCTTTGCTGCCAAAGAAGTGATTTCTGCCCTTTTGAAAAAAAACATTGTGCCCATTGTGTTGGGTGGAAGTCAGGATTTGGCCTTTTCGCAATATCGGGCTTATGACGGCTTGGAGGGAATGGTAAACATAGTGAACATAGACAATCGATTTGACCTTGGAAATGCTGAGTTGCCAATTTCAAATAAATCCTATGTCGGGAAAATGGTGGTTGAACAGCCCTATAACCTTTTTAATTACAGTGTTCTGGGCTATCAATCCTTTTTTAATGCTCCCCAAGAAATCGTTTTAATGGATAAACTTTTTTTTGATGCCTATCGTTTGGGGGAGATAACCGCAGATATAACCTCTGTAGAACCCATAATGCGTGATGCTGATATGGTAACTCTGGATGTTACAGCAATAAAAAGCACAGAATTAAGTTATAAAAACAACGAAAGCCCTAATGGTTTTGACAGTCGGGAGATATGTGCAATAGCCCGATATGCCGGTATAAGCAATAAAGTAAAGTCATTTGGCGTTTACGAATTGAGTGATTCCATAGAAAGCAAAAGTGGAGCAATGCTTGTTGCGCAAATACTTTGGTACTTTATAGAAGGTTATAATTTCAGGGTTGAGGATGATGATTTTGACAATGAAAATCTTTTTACCACCTATAAAGTTCCCATTGATGATGAGGTGTTGGAATTTAAAAAAAGCAATAAAACAGAAAGGTGGTGGATAGTTTTACCATTTCTTTCAAATGTTAATAATAAATTAAAAAGAAGAACGTTATTACCTTGCACTTATGGCGAATATTTGGGTGCATGCAATCAGGAAATTCCTGAACGGTGGTTAAAAGCCCGCCACAAAAATGAAGTATAA
- the porK gene encoding T9SS ring complex lipoprotein PorK/GldK, producing the protein MKKFIALTAIVAFLFSCNSGDRGELVGAKGKKWYPQKPYGMTLIPGGSFIMGKSDDDFVAINDAPTKTVTVRSFYMDETEITNAEYRQFVNWVRDSTVRLRLAIMADEVGATPGDGGIGEFAFVDQENEEMTPYQQYMYDNYFGMGEDYYAGRKLNDNVDLIWDTSEYPDEYYSEVMDTMYIPTEEAYNGQRTIDVSKLNFQYTYMDIESAARDKTKRRKDFIKKEELNIYPDTTVWIKDFNYSYNEPMHNDYFWHEAYGDYPVVGVNWKQAKAFCAWRTLYKNSYQKSKNKNHVNSFRLPGEAEWEYAARGGLESATYPWGGPYAKNDRGCFMANFKPLRGDYAADQALYTVEADAYEPNDFNLYNMAGNVAEWVASSYDPASYDYTSTMNPNVNDPNNMRKVVRGGSWKDVAYFLQVSTRDYEYADSARSYIGFRTVQDYMGTDVTLNQNFGDAR; encoded by the coding sequence ATGAAGAAGTTTATTGCATTAACTGCGATCGTTGCCTTTTTGTTCAGTTGTAACTCCGGAGACCGGGGAGAGCTGGTTGGGGCAAAAGGTAAAAAATGGTATCCTCAAAAGCCTTACGGAATGACACTTATCCCTGGTGGATCCTTCATCATGGGTAAGAGTGATGATGATTTTGTTGCCATTAATGATGCGCCAACAAAGACCGTGACCGTTCGATCTTTCTATATGGACGAAACCGAAATAACCAATGCCGAGTACCGTCAATTTGTTAATTGGGTGCGAGATTCTACTGTAAGACTACGTTTGGCAATTATGGCCGATGAGGTAGGAGCAACTCCTGGAGATGGCGGAATTGGAGAATTTGCTTTTGTTGACCAAGAAAACGAAGAAATGACCCCTTACCAACAATATATGTACGACAATTATTTCGGTATGGGTGAAGATTATTATGCCGGTAGAAAACTCAACGATAATGTAGACTTGATTTGGGATACATCAGAATACCCAGATGAATATTATTCTGAAGTAATGGATACTATGTATATTCCTACCGAAGAAGCATATAACGGCCAGCGTACCATTGACGTTAGCAAATTGAATTTTCAATATACCTACATGGATATTGAGTCTGCTGCACGTGACAAAACCAAGAGAAGAAAAGATTTCATCAAAAAAGAAGAATTGAACATTTATCCTGATACTACGGTATGGATTAAAGATTTCAACTATTCCTATAATGAACCAATGCACAATGACTATTTCTGGCATGAGGCTTACGGGGACTATCCGGTTGTGGGAGTAAATTGGAAACAAGCCAAGGCATTCTGTGCTTGGAGAACCCTTTATAAGAATTCTTATCAAAAATCAAAAAATAAAAATCATGTGAATTCTTTCCGTTTGCCTGGAGAGGCTGAATGGGAATATGCCGCACGTGGCGGTCTGGAATCTGCAACCTACCCTTGGGGAGGGCCTTATGCTAAAAACGACCGTGGTTGTTTTATGGCTAATTTTAAACCTTTGCGTGGGGATTATGCTGCTGACCAAGCCCTTTATACCGTAGAGGCAGATGCTTATGAGCCCAATGATTTCAACCTGTACAATATGGCAGGAAACGTTGCTGAGTGGGTGGCTTCTTCGTATGACCCTGCTTCTTATGATTACACTTCTACTATGAACCCAAACGTGAACGATCCAAATAATATGCGAAAAGTGGTGCGTGGCGGTTCTTGGAAAGATGTTGCTTATTTCCTTCAAGTAAGTACCCGTGATTACGAATATGCAGATTCTGCTCGAAGCTATATAGGCTTCAGAACTGTACAAGATTATATGGGTACAGATGTTACCTTAAATCAAAACTTTGGCGATGCTCGCTAA
- the porL gene encoding type IX secretion system motor protein PorL/GldL, whose amino-acid sequence MAQSRSSKKLFNMAYGLGASIVILGALFKILHWELGPLNGGLLLAIGLITEAIIFAISAFEPVDDDLDWSLVYPELAGGAASTKKATKEPEDAQGLLSKKLDEMLKEARIDSELMNSLSTSIRSFEGATKSMAPTAEAMNSTKKYSEEMALAAAQMDSLNSLYKVQIESTSRQAEANQAVAENAEQLKQQMQHLATNLSSLNGVYGGMLSAMTNRN is encoded by the coding sequence ATGGCACAATCAAGATCATCAAAAAAATTATTTAATATGGCCTATGGCCTCGGGGCATCTATTGTAATCTTAGGAGCACTTTTCAAAATTCTTCACTGGGAATTAGGCCCATTAAATGGAGGACTTCTCTTGGCAATCGGTCTTATTACTGAGGCAATAATTTTTGCAATTTCCGCTTTTGAGCCAGTAGATGACGATTTGGATTGGTCTTTGGTTTATCCAGAATTGGCTGGAGGCGCCGCAAGCACCAAAAAGGCTACGAAAGAACCAGAAGACGCTCAAGGACTTTTGTCTAAAAAACTAGACGAAATGCTTAAAGAGGCCCGTATCGATTCCGAATTGATGAACAGCCTTTCAACCAGCATCCGTTCTTTTGAAGGCGCAACGAAAAGTATGGCCCCTACTGCGGAAGCTATGAACTCCACTAAAAAATATAGTGAGGAAATGGCCCTTGCAGCAGCACAAATGGATTCATTGAACAGTCTGTACAAAGTACAAATTGAATCTACAAGCCGTCAAGCGGAAGCTAACCAAGCGGTTGCTGAAAACGCGGAACAACTAAAACAACAAATGCAGCACTTGGCTACCAACCTTTCTTCATTGAACGGGGTTTACGGAGGTATGCTTTCTGCAATGACTAATAGAAACTAA
- the porM gene encoding type IX secretion system motor protein PorM/GldM — MAGGKLSPRQKMINLMYLVFIAMLALNMSKEVLSAFGLLNERLTESNNASEARNTAFMESLATKASEQPEQYGAVKEKADRISAISSEFDSYIEGVKSDMMSTVKPEDAQDYEVQDKADFLDQKFFQGDKLSPAGQEFVAQIDKYREGVLSVIGDDPRYQSIAADVAKKFETQPVERRDGVKVPWLNYHFEGFPLVASRTKMTQLQNDVKTTENEILSNMLAGQQAAALSFTQYNTLLESTKSAYYAGEEFDGGIVLGRKDPNTRPNRVELTLDGRPLSEGQYAIENGKVMLKISAGSPGDHKIEGNLIFLENGEEKEIPVNVGFSTISKPNSAVIAADKMNVVYRGVDNPMTVSIPGIPDNKVDARAPGLSKVSGSKYVMRPGTGRTVTITASGTLPNGDRISTPAEFRIKDIPAPVGAIRGETGIVRMERGGLEISSISAVLPDFDFDVNLNVSGFSFKVSGQPTVRVNGTKLDAAAKGALRRAGRGETVQIFDINASVSGSGVMLKKTSPVIIELTN, encoded by the coding sequence ATGGCAGGAGGAAAACTATCCCCAAGGCAGAAGATGATTAACCTGATGTATCTGGTTTTCATCGCAATGCTTGCACTGAATATGTCCAAAGAAGTATTATCGGCTTTTGGATTACTTAATGAACGATTAACAGAATCTAACAACGCTTCCGAGGCAAGAAATACTGCCTTTATGGAAAGTCTTGCAACCAAAGCTTCTGAACAACCTGAACAATATGGTGCGGTAAAAGAAAAAGCTGACAGAATAAGCGCTATTTCAAGTGAGTTTGATTCTTATATTGAAGGTGTTAAAAGTGATATGATGAGCACTGTTAAGCCTGAAGATGCCCAAGATTACGAAGTTCAAGATAAGGCAGACTTTCTTGATCAGAAGTTTTTCCAAGGAGATAAATTATCACCCGCAGGACAGGAGTTTGTTGCCCAAATTGACAAATACCGTGAAGGTGTTTTAAGTGTTATAGGTGATGATCCACGTTATCAAAGCATTGCCGCAGATGTTGCTAAAAAATTTGAAACACAACCGGTTGAACGTCGTGACGGTGTTAAAGTACCTTGGTTGAATTATCATTTTGAAGGGTTTCCTTTAGTAGCTTCAAGAACAAAAATGACGCAATTACAGAATGACGTAAAAACTACCGAAAACGAGATTCTTTCAAATATGCTGGCAGGCCAGCAAGCAGCTGCGCTTTCATTTACACAGTATAACACCCTTTTGGAATCCACCAAGTCTGCGTATTATGCCGGCGAAGAATTTGACGGTGGAATTGTGCTTGGACGTAAGGATCCAAATACAAGACCGAATCGTGTAGAACTTACATTAGATGGAAGACCATTATCTGAAGGACAATATGCAATTGAGAACGGTAAAGTGATGTTGAAGATTAGTGCCGGTTCACCTGGTGACCACAAAATTGAAGGAAATCTTATCTTCCTTGAAAACGGTGAAGAAAAAGAAATTCCTGTAAATGTAGGATTCTCAACTATTTCTAAACCAAACAGTGCAGTGATTGCTGCCGATAAAATGAACGTGGTGTACCGTGGTGTAGATAACCCAATGACGGTTTCTATTCCTGGTATTCCTGACAATAAAGTAGATGCACGCGCTCCAGGTCTTTCAAAAGTTTCTGGAAGTAAATACGTAATGCGTCCAGGTACGGGAAGAACAGTTACCATTACAGCTAGTGGAACACTGCCTAATGGAGATCGTATAAGTACACCGGCCGAATTCCGTATCAAGGATATTCCGGCTCCTGTAGGTGCTATTCGTGGTGAAACCGGAATTGTACGTATGGAACGTGGAGGACTTGAGATTTCTTCGATATCTGCAGTATTGCCAGATTTCGATTTTGATGTAAACCTAAATGTTTCAGGCTTTAGTTTTAAAGTTTCTGGACAACCAACCGTTCGTGTAAATGGAACAAAGCTTGATGCAGCCGCCAAAGGTGCGCTAAGAAGAGCTGGAAGAGGCGAGACTGTTCAAATTTTTGATATTAATGCAAGTGTTTCCGGTAGCGGAGTAATGCTTAAGAAAACGTCTCCAGTTATTATTGAATTGACAAACTAA
- the porN gene encoding type IX secretion system ring subunit PorN/GldN has protein sequence MNLKNVVLCVFGFGMAAGASAQVNILNAKTPEDIGKKTEAQIAYDNDEPLPYGYTDERDVLWSKTTWEIIDLDERVNFPLYYPIDTNNIGADRRSLYDVLVKNIKNGKIENVYADSYFTEKRTLQDIEASLVYSDTTDLGIEQYNAEGTVDPQYVRRFSLDAGDIEEWHIRGYWYLDKRQGELKYRMLGICPVANEARSKAFPEDGIDSKVELFWVWFPGAREVLHEAKAFNRKNTSQPISYDHLLNSRRFNAVIYKEDNVQGDRDVKDYINDNALMQLLESERIKEQIRNIEIDLWNY, from the coding sequence ATGAATTTGAAAAATGTTGTTTTATGTGTTTTTGGTTTTGGAATGGCCGCTGGTGCAAGTGCACAGGTGAACATTTTAAACGCTAAAACCCCTGAAGATATAGGCAAGAAGACCGAAGCGCAGATTGCTTATGACAATGATGAGCCGTTGCCTTATGGCTATACTGACGAGCGTGATGTGCTATGGTCCAAAACTACTTGGGAAATTATCGATCTTGATGAAAGAGTAAACTTTCCTCTGTATTATCCTATAGATACAAACAACATTGGAGCAGACAGGCGTTCGCTTTATGACGTTTTGGTGAAAAACATCAAAAACGGAAAAATTGAAAACGTTTACGCAGATTCATATTTTACTGAAAAACGTACACTTCAGGATATAGAAGCTTCTTTGGTTTACAGCGATACTACCGATTTAGGTATTGAGCAGTATAATGCTGAAGGAACCGTAGATCCTCAATACGTACGTCGTTTTTCATTGGATGCCGGTGATATAGAAGAATGGCACATTAGAGGCTATTGGTATCTAGACAAGCGTCAAGGCGAGCTAAAGTATCGTATGCTGGGAATTTGTCCCGTCGCAAATGAAGCACGTTCAAAAGCATTCCCAGAAGATGGAATTGATTCGAAGGTTGAGCTTTTCTGGGTTTGGTTCCCAGGCGCACGTGAAGTTTTACACGAGGCAAAAGCTTTCAACCGAAAGAATACATCGCAGCCTATTTCGTACGATCACTTGTTAAATTCGCGCCGTTTCAACGCCGTAATTTATAAAGAAGATAACGTACAGGGCGATAGGGATGTAAAAGATTACATCAATGATAATGCTCTTATGCAATTGCTGGAATCTGAAAGAATCAAAGAACAAATACGTAACATAGAAATAGATTTGTGGAATTATTAA
- a CDS encoding NAD(P)/FAD-dependent oxidoreductase, producing the protein MIEKDYIIVGLGIAGITLCEQLQNKGKSFVVIDNGAEGSTAKSGGVFNPTVLKRFTAAWNASDFFPVAVNFYKTLSDKIGEEFFIKTPILRVFKSVEEQNNWSVASDKKDLRQFLSSEFLKNKNPAVNAPFGFGKVLGTAQIQTDILLSEYRNFLLKTNNLVAEVFQYKDVVQKENGVIYKNISAKKIIFAEGAKAIENPFFPKQTLIGNKGEYVIIYAPELKIETLLKGPVYVIPLGKDHYKVGATYSRDDYSVDATEEAKEEILSKLKTFINCPFELVGQTAGVRPTTKDHRPLLGNLIESPNLVFFNGLGSRGFLMAPMLSEILFNYLEKETPLPKEMDITRML; encoded by the coding sequence ATGATTGAAAAAGATTACATAATCGTAGGGCTCGGGATTGCAGGAATAACTTTGTGCGAACAGCTCCAAAACAAAGGGAAAAGCTTTGTGGTGATTGATAACGGCGCAGAAGGCTCCACGGCAAAGTCTGGCGGTGTTTTTAACCCAACAGTGCTTAAACGCTTCACAGCGGCTTGGAATGCCTCAGACTTTTTTCCTGTGGCAGTTAATTTCTACAAAACACTTTCAGATAAAATTGGAGAAGAATTCTTTATTAAAACCCCAATTTTGCGAGTATTTAAAAGTGTGGAAGAGCAGAACAATTGGTCTGTGGCAAGTGATAAAAAGGACCTTCGACAGTTTCTTTCCTCTGAGTTTTTAAAGAATAAAAACCCAGCCGTTAATGCTCCGTTCGGTTTCGGAAAGGTTTTGGGAACAGCCCAGATACAAACCGATATTTTACTTTCAGAATATCGAAATTTTCTTTTGAAAACAAATAATTTGGTTGCCGAAGTCTTTCAATACAAAGATGTGGTGCAAAAAGAAAACGGAGTGATTTATAAAAACATTTCAGCAAAGAAAATCATTTTCGCCGAAGGCGCAAAAGCGATTGAGAATCCCTTTTTTCCAAAACAGACTTTAATTGGGAACAAAGGCGAATATGTTATTATTTACGCCCCTGAACTTAAAATAGAGACGCTTTTAAAAGGCCCCGTGTATGTTATTCCTTTGGGAAAAGATCACTACAAAGTTGGTGCAACCTACAGCCGCGATGATTATAGTGTTGATGCTACTGAGGAAGCGAAAGAAGAAATACTTTCAAAACTAAAAACATTTATCAATTGCCCATTTGAGCTAGTAGGACAAACCGCTGGCGTAAGACCCACTACCAAAGACCATAGGCCCCTTTTGGGCAATTTAATTGAAAGTCCGAATTTAGTTTTCTTTAATGGGTTGGGCTCGCGCGGTTTTTTGATGGCACCCATGCTTTCGGAAATTCTTTTTAATTATTTGGAAAAAGAAACACCGCTTCCAAAAGAAATGGATATTACAAGAATGTTATAA
- a CDS encoding DUF983 domain-containing protein has product MQFLKGSKLYSIFTGTCPVCHKGEMYVERNPYKLTKVLKMHERCSHCNTKFKIEPSFFYGAMYVSYAVGVAIAVAAFIIAYFFIGLDRDYTFLAIIVTLVIMLPLILRVSRNIWINFFMKYDKNKAKA; this is encoded by the coding sequence ATGCAATTCCTCAAAGGCTCCAAACTCTACAGTATATTTACGGGAACTTGCCCAGTGTGCCATAAAGGTGAAATGTACGTGGAACGCAATCCTTACAAACTCACAAAAGTCTTGAAAATGCACGAACGTTGCAGCCATTGCAACACAAAATTCAAAATTGAGCCTTCTTTTTTTTACGGTGCAATGTATGTAAGTTATGCGGTGGGTGTGGCCATTGCGGTTGCAGCCTTTATAATTGCCTATTTTTTTATCGGGTTGGATAGAGACTATACCTTTCTTGCCATTATAGTCACTCTGGTTATTATGCTTCCCCTTATTTTAAGGGTATCCCGAAATATTTGGATCAACTTTTTTATGAAGTATGACAAAAATAAGGCCAAAGCATAA